Proteins encoded within one genomic window of Ottowia sp. SB7-C50:
- the asd gene encoding aspartate-semialdehyde dehydrogenase, which translates to MGNLVGLVGWRGMVGSVLMDRMQAEKDFDLIEPVFFSTSNAGGAAPAMAKNEKTLKDAHDIDALSKCDVIITCQGGDYTSEVFPKLRAAGWKGHWIDAASTLRMKDDAVIVLDPVNLPVIQSALLKGGNNWIGGNCTVSCMLMGVGALYKAGLVEWMSTQTYQAASGGGAQHMRELLTQYGTLNAEVRALLDDPKSAILEIDRLVAAKQRALSPAEMANFGVPLGGSLIPWIDKDLGNGVSREEWKGMAETNKILGQGEGFGTRAVPVDGFCVRVGAMRCHSQALTFKLKKDVPVADIEAMIAADNEWVQVVPNNREDTLKYLTPVAVTGTMTIPVGRIRKLAMGPDYVGAFTIGDQLLWGAAEPLRRMLRILLAA; encoded by the coding sequence ATCGGTAACCTGGTTGGCCTCGTCGGCTGGCGCGGCATGGTCGGCTCCGTGCTGATGGACCGCATGCAGGCCGAAAAAGACTTCGACCTGATCGAGCCGGTGTTCTTCTCGACCAGCAACGCGGGCGGCGCGGCGCCGGCGATGGCCAAGAACGAGAAGACGCTGAAGGACGCGCACGACATCGACGCTTTAAGCAAGTGCGACGTCATCATCACCTGCCAGGGCGGCGACTACACCAGCGAGGTGTTCCCCAAGCTGCGCGCCGCCGGCTGGAAGGGCCACTGGATCGACGCCGCCAGCACGCTGCGCATGAAGGACGACGCGGTCATCGTGCTGGACCCGGTGAACCTGCCAGTGATTCAGAGCGCCCTGCTCAAGGGCGGCAACAACTGGATCGGCGGCAACTGCACCGTGAGCTGCATGCTGATGGGCGTGGGCGCGCTGTACAAGGCGGGCCTGGTCGAATGGATGAGCACCCAGACCTACCAGGCCGCCAGCGGCGGCGGCGCGCAGCACATGCGCGAGCTGCTGACGCAATACGGCACGCTCAACGCCGAGGTACGCGCGCTGCTGGACGACCCGAAGAGCGCCATCCTTGAAATTGACCGCCTGGTGGCGGCCAAGCAGCGTGCGCTGTCGCCCGCTGAGATGGCCAACTTCGGCGTGCCGCTGGGCGGCTCGCTCATCCCCTGGATCGACAAGGACCTGGGCAATGGCGTCAGCCGCGAAGAATGGAAGGGCATGGCTGAGACCAACAAGATCCTGGGTCAGGGTGAAGGCTTCGGCACACGCGCCGTGCCGGTCGACGGTTTTTGCGTGCGCGTGGGCGCCATGCGCTGCCACAGCCAGGCGCTGACCTTCAAGCTGAAGAAGGATGTGCCGGTGGCCGACATCGAGGCCATGATCGCCGCTGACAACGAATGGGTGCAGGTGGTGCCCAACAACCGCGAAGACACGCTGAAATACCTGACGCCGGTCGCCGTTACCGGCACAATGACCATTCCCGTCGGTCGTATCCGCAAACTGGCCATGGGGCCGGACTACGTGGGCGCCTTCACCATCGGCGACCAGTTGCTGTGGGGCGCGGCCGAGCCGCTGCGCCGCATGCTGCGGATTCTGCTGGCCGCGTAA
- a CDS encoding haloacid dehalogenase type II, which produces MSQITPKILAFDFFGIVVDWHGSIAAEVRQLYPQVDGDGLALAWREGYQPAMQRVRSGELGWTKIDDLHRLILDSILPRFGLGDLPEHERRALNRVWHRLNPWPDVVEGLSLLKRRHIITTLSNGNIGLLTNMAKHGGLPWDCVLSSEVFRAYKPDPRVYLGVAEVFDVAPHEVMLVAAHHDDLAAARACGLLTAYIERPLEFGAARPKDVSPVAENTLHARDFIDLARQLASRGAPADEDAGG; this is translated from the coding sequence ATGTCCCAAATCACCCCCAAAATCCTCGCCTTCGACTTCTTCGGCATCGTGGTCGACTGGCACGGCTCCATCGCGGCGGAGGTGCGGCAGTTGTATCCGCAGGTGGATGGGGACGGGTTGGCGCTGGCGTGGCGCGAGGGGTATCAGCCGGCGATGCAGCGGGTGCGGTCGGGCGAGTTGGGATGGACGAAGATCGACGACTTGCACCGGCTGATTCTGGACAGCATCCTGCCGCGCTTTGGTCTGGGCGACCTGCCCGAGCACGAGCGGCGCGCGCTCAACCGCGTGTGGCACCGGCTCAACCCCTGGCCGGACGTGGTGGAGGGGCTATCGCTTTTGAAGCGGCGGCACATCATCACCACGCTGTCGAACGGCAACATTGGCTTGCTGACCAACATGGCCAAGCACGGCGGGCTGCCGTGGGATTGCGTGCTGTCGTCCGAGGTGTTTCGCGCCTACAAGCCCGACCCGCGCGTGTACCTGGGCGTGGCAGAGGTGTTCGACGTGGCGCCGCATGAGGTGATGCTGGTGGCCGCGCACCACGACGACCTGGCCGCCGCGCGGGCCTGCGGACTGCTGACGGCCTACATCGAGCGTCCGCTGGAGTTTGGCGCGGCGCGGCCCAAGGATGTGTCGCCGGTGGCTGAGAACACGCTGCACGCGCGGGATTTCATCGACCTGGCGCGGCAACTGGCGTCGCGCGGGGCGCCGGCGGATGAGGACGCCGGCGGGTGA
- a CDS encoding toxin-antitoxin system HicB family antitoxin, whose product MSRLTIRLPDQTAARLKQVAQSRGLFMSTLIEEMSQATAAFDDETRFRALAAQADRVDALEVLDRLDRVTS is encoded by the coding sequence ATGAGCAGGCTGACCATTCGTTTGCCCGATCAAACCGCCGCGCGCCTAAAGCAGGTGGCGCAAAGCCGTGGCCTGTTCATGAGCACACTCATCGAGGAAATGAGCCAGGCCACTGCCGCGTTCGATGACGAAACGCGCTTCCGCGCGCTGGCCGCGCAGGCTGATCGGGTCGACGCTCTGGAGGTGCTGGATCGGTTGGACAGGGTGACGAGTTGA
- a CDS encoding addiction module antidote protein — MTNIADLPDFDMAEWLPDEAGVAEYLTVVMEENDPAALAKAQRTIARARDMTEMAAKTRIGREALCKALTHSASTRYKTILGYLRRFELRW; from the coding sequence ATGACCAACATTGCAGATCTGCCCGATTTCGACATGGCCGAATGGCTGCCCGACGAGGCGGGGGTGGCCGAATACCTGACCGTGGTGATGGAAGAAAACGACCCGGCTGCCTTGGCCAAAGCGCAAAGGACCATTGCGCGCGCACGCGACATGACCGAGATGGCGGCCAAGACGCGCATTGGCCGCGAGGCGCTGTGCAAGGCGCTTACGCACAGCGCTTCAACGCGCTACAAGACTATTCTAGGGTATCTCCGGCGCTTCGAGTTAAGGTGGTAG
- the ligD gene encoding DNA ligase D → MLDKREQLSKLKQPRNSCCPTPSPPQLATLVTEPPPDAATDWLWELKFDGYRLLARTSAGRAQLFTRNGLDWTARMPALARALAALPVQNAWLDGEVVMPGADGLPDFGALQNAFDGRKTDALVYYLFDLLWLDGEDWRPAPLTDRRARLAALLAADHSPMLRLSEQLPPDPPSLLASACKLGMEGVIGKRASAAYRSGRSADWIKLKCGQGDEFIIAGFTAGQGARAAAGDLGALVLAAPTADGALRWAGNVGSGFDGGTLALLKKRLAPLVTPDSPLTEGQRVKAPSAITWVRPELVAQITHAGVTQAGHLRHPVFQGLREDKPVAELRADAISGSKQARVGVNPSRAAMKSVTPPAKTDGPAVLAGQTITHPERVIDPASGATKLDLARYYATVAPLILPHLAKRPVALLRAPDGVGGEQFFQKHMEGRQLPGVTLLDPALDPGHAALLEIDTEAALMGVVQMNTVELHTWNATHDKIERPDRFVLDLDPGEGVAWPQVQEAAQLVRTLLTELGLVPFLKTSGGKGLHVVTPIKRLYDWDTVKAFSKQLVDHLARLMPDRFTAVSGPKNRVGKIYPDYLRNGRGATTVCAWSVRARPGLGVSVPVAWDELAGLTGAAQWTVGNVEARLRVASQPWSAYHESANSLSGATLGLRREHAR, encoded by the coding sequence TTGCTGGACAAGCGCGAGCAGCTATCAAAACTAAAGCAACCAAGAAACAGCTGCTGCCCGACACCATCGCCCCCCCAACTCGCCACGCTCGTCACCGAGCCCCCGCCCGATGCCGCCACCGACTGGCTGTGGGAGCTGAAATTCGACGGCTACCGCCTGCTCGCGCGCACCAGCGCTGGCCGCGCCCAGCTGTTCACCCGCAACGGCCTCGACTGGACGGCGCGCATGCCTGCCCTGGCGCGCGCGCTGGCCGCCCTGCCGGTGCAAAACGCCTGGCTCGACGGCGAAGTCGTCATGCCCGGCGCCGACGGCCTGCCCGATTTCGGCGCGCTGCAAAACGCCTTTGACGGCCGCAAGACCGACGCGCTCGTGTACTACCTGTTCGACCTGCTCTGGCTGGATGGCGAAGACTGGCGCCCTGCCCCGCTGACCGACCGCCGCGCGCGGCTGGCCGCACTGCTGGCCGCCGACCATTCCCCCATGCTGCGTTTATCAGAGCAGCTGCCGCCCGACCCGCCAAGCCTGCTGGCCAGCGCCTGCAAGCTGGGCATGGAAGGCGTCATCGGCAAACGCGCCAGCGCGGCTTACCGCAGCGGGCGCTCGGCGGACTGGATCAAGCTCAAATGCGGCCAAGGCGACGAATTCATCATTGCCGGCTTCACCGCCGGTCAGGGCGCGCGCGCGGCGGCGGGGGACCTGGGCGCGCTGGTGCTGGCCGCGCCCACGGCCGACGGCGCCCTGCGCTGGGCCGGCAACGTGGGCAGCGGGTTTGACGGCGGCACCCTCGCGCTGCTCAAAAAGCGGCTCGCACCGCTCGTCACGCCCGACAGCCCGCTGACCGAGGGCCAGCGCGTCAAGGCGCCGTCCGCCATCACCTGGGTGCGGCCCGAGCTGGTGGCGCAGATCACGCACGCCGGCGTCACGCAGGCTGGCCATCTGCGACACCCGGTGTTTCAGGGCCTGCGCGAAGACAAACCCGTTGCCGAACTCCGGGCCGATGCCATTTCAGGTTCTAAACAGGCGCGGGTCGGCGTCAACCCATCGCGAGCAGCTATGAAATCTGTAACACCCCCCGCCAAGACCGACGGCCCCGCCGTGCTCGCTGGCCAGACCATCACCCACCCCGAGCGCGTCATTGACCCCGCCAGCGGCGCCACCAAGCTCGACCTGGCGCGCTACTACGCCACCGTCGCCCCGCTCATCCTGCCGCACCTGGCCAAGCGCCCGGTCGCCCTGCTGCGCGCGCCGGATGGCGTGGGGGGCGAGCAGTTCTTCCAGAAGCACATGGAAGGCCGCCAGCTCCCCGGCGTCACCCTGCTCGACCCCGCGCTTGACCCCGGCCACGCCGCGCTGCTCGAAATCGACACCGAGGCCGCGCTGATGGGCGTGGTGCAGATGAACACCGTCGAGCTGCACACCTGGAACGCCACCCACGACAAGATCGAGCGCCCCGACCGCTTCGTCCTCGACCTCGACCCCGGCGAAGGCGTCGCCTGGCCGCAAGTGCAGGAAGCCGCGCAACTGGTGCGCACCCTGCTCACCGAATTGGGCCTGGTGCCCTTCCTCAAAACCAGCGGCGGCAAAGGCCTGCACGTGGTCACCCCCATCAAGCGCCTGTACGACTGGGACACCGTCAAGGCCTTCAGCAAACAACTGGTCGACCACCTCGCCCGCCTCATGCCCGACCGCTTCACCGCCGTCAGCGGCCCCAAGAACCGCGTCGGCAAGATTTACCCGGACTATTTGCGCAATGGGCGCGGGGCGACGACGGTGTGTGCGTGGTCCGTGCGCGCCCGGCCGGGATTGGGGGTGTCGGTGCCGGTCGCCTGGGATGAACTGGCGGGGCTGACGGGGGCGGCGCAGTGGACGGTGGGGAATGTGGAGGCGAGGTTAAGGGTTGCAAGTCAACCGTGGAGCGCATACCATGAAAGCGCCAATAGCCTGAGTGGAGCGACTTTGGGGCTTCGTAGAGAGCATGCGCGATGA
- a CDS encoding AbrB/MazE/SpoVT family DNA-binding domain-containing protein has translation MTINSRGVVTLPAKLRQAMGLKADDQLIAETTVEGLLLRPAVTLPIEIYTDKRIREFEQGEAELAAYLKKQGL, from the coding sequence TTGACCATCAACAGCCGCGGCGTCGTCACACTGCCGGCCAAGCTGCGCCAAGCCATGGGACTGAAGGCCGACGATCAATTGATTGCGGAAACCACGGTCGAAGGCCTGCTGCTGCGCCCGGCCGTCACGCTGCCTATCGAGATTTATACCGACAAGCGGATTCGGGAGTTCGAACAGGGTGAGGCCGAACTGGCGGCCTATCTGAAGAAGCAGGGCCTTTGA
- a CDS encoding PIN domain-containing protein, which yields MSIRSLEPSSDQHRIYLDANILFSAARSDGAVRKVFRLGIDWGYAYVADAYVVAEARRNLSRKASADSLKSFESLLQQIDVVEAQRFDPDAEIAAWLPAKDRPVLLAAIALRCELLVTGDRDFEAGYDERFDGVKVVNAQQWAEHMLTRRKPPELSS from the coding sequence ATGAGCATCCGGTCCCTTGAACCGTCCAGCGATCAGCATCGCATTTATCTCGACGCCAACATTCTTTTCTCAGCCGCGAGGTCGGATGGCGCGGTCCGAAAGGTATTTCGGCTTGGTATCGACTGGGGATACGCGTACGTCGCAGATGCTTATGTAGTGGCAGAAGCGAGGAGAAATCTCAGCAGGAAGGCGAGCGCGGACAGTCTTAAGTCCTTCGAGTCACTGCTGCAACAAATCGACGTGGTCGAGGCGCAGCGATTCGATCCAGACGCGGAGATCGCGGCGTGGTTGCCCGCGAAGGACCGGCCCGTCTTGCTGGCCGCCATCGCCTTGCGCTGCGAATTGCTGGTGACGGGAGACCGGGATTTCGAGGCAGGCTACGACGAGCGTTTTGATGGCGTCAAGGTCGTCAACGCCCAGCAGTGGGCCGAGCACATGCTGACCCGTCGAAAGCCGCCAGAGCTGAGCTCTTAG
- the leuB gene encoding 3-isopropylmalate dehydrogenase, producing the protein MKIAILPGDGIGTEIVAEAVKVLKALDLKFELEEAKVGGAAYDAYGHPLPEATLKLAQASDAILFGAVGDWRYDKLDRPLRPEQAILGLRKALGLFANFRPAICYEQLTHASSLKPELVAGLDILIIRELTGDIYFGQPRGRRVAPDGHFPGAEEAFDTMRYTRPEIERIARVAFEAARKRGKRVTSVDKANVLETFQLWKDVVTEVHAKEYADIALDHMYVDNAAMQLVKEPKRFDVVVTGNMFGDILSDEASMLTGSIGMLPSASLNDKKQGLYEPSHGSAPDIAGKGVANPLATILSAAMMLRFSLNQPEAADRIEAAVKKVLAQGLRTPDIYSEGTTKVGTREMGEAVVRALS; encoded by the coding sequence ATGAAAATCGCAATCCTCCCCGGTGACGGCATCGGCACCGAAATCGTCGCCGAGGCGGTCAAGGTCCTGAAGGCGCTCGACCTCAAGTTTGAGCTGGAAGAAGCCAAGGTCGGCGGTGCCGCGTACGACGCCTACGGCCACCCGCTGCCCGAAGCCACGCTGAAGCTGGCCCAGGCATCCGACGCCATCCTGTTCGGCGCCGTGGGCGACTGGAGGTACGACAAGCTGGACCGCCCGCTGCGCCCCGAGCAGGCCATCCTGGGCCTGCGCAAGGCGCTCGGCCTGTTCGCCAACTTCCGCCCCGCCATCTGCTACGAGCAGCTCACGCACGCCAGCAGCCTCAAGCCCGAGCTGGTCGCGGGCCTGGACATCCTCATCATCCGCGAGCTGACGGGCGACATCTACTTCGGCCAGCCGCGCGGCCGCCGCGTGGCGCCCGACGGGCACTTTCCCGGCGCCGAAGAGGCCTTCGACACCATGCGCTACACGCGCCCCGAGATCGAGCGCATCGCCCGCGTCGCCTTCGAGGCCGCGCGCAAGCGCGGCAAGCGCGTCACCAGCGTGGACAAGGCCAACGTGCTGGAAACCTTCCAGCTCTGGAAAGACGTGGTCACCGAGGTGCACGCGAAGGAGTACGCCGACATCGCGCTCGACCACATGTACGTCGACAACGCCGCCATGCAGTTGGTGAAGGAACCCAAGCGCTTTGACGTGGTCGTCACCGGCAACATGTTCGGCGACATCCTGAGCGACGAAGCCTCGATGCTGACCGGCTCCATCGGCATGCTGCCCTCCGCGTCGCTCAACGACAAAAAGCAGGGCCTGTACGAACCCAGCCACGGCAGCGCGCCCGACATCGCCGGCAAAGGCGTGGCCAACCCGCTGGCCACCATCCTGAGCGCGGCGATGATGCTGCGCTTCTCGCTCAACCAGCCCGAGGCGGCGGACCGCATTGAGGCGGCGGTGAAAAAGGTGCTGGCCCAGGGCCTGCGCACGCCCGACATTTACAGCGAAGGCACCACGAAAGTGGGCACGCGCGAGATGGGCGAGGCGGTGGTAAGGGCGCTCAGCTAA
- the leuD gene encoding 3-isopropylmalate dehydratase small subunit produces the protein MEKFTVHQGLVAPIDRANVDTDAIIPKQFLKSIKKTGFGPNLFDEWRYLDKGEPGMDPATRKPNPDFVLNQTRYAGASVLLARKNFGCGSSREHAPWALQQYGFRALIAPSFADIFFNNCFKNGLLPIVLPESAVAKLFDEVAAFPGYRLTVDLPRQVIVKPDGTELPFDVQPFRKECLLNGWDDIGLTLRQKDKIQAFEANRLATKPWLAHTLSA, from the coding sequence ATGGAAAAGTTCACCGTTCATCAGGGCCTGGTTGCACCCATCGACCGCGCCAACGTCGATACCGACGCGATCATCCCCAAGCAATTTCTCAAGTCGATCAAGAAGACCGGCTTTGGCCCCAACCTGTTCGACGAGTGGCGCTACCTGGACAAGGGCGAGCCGGGCATGGACCCCGCCACGCGCAAGCCCAACCCCGACTTCGTGCTGAACCAGACGCGCTATGCCGGCGCCAGCGTGCTGCTGGCCCGCAAGAACTTTGGTTGCGGCTCCAGCCGCGAGCACGCGCCCTGGGCGCTGCAGCAGTACGGCTTTCGCGCCCTGATCGCGCCCAGCTTTGCCGACATTTTCTTCAACAACTGCTTCAAGAATGGCCTGCTGCCCATCGTGCTGCCCGAAAGCGCCGTTGCCAAGCTGTTCGACGAAGTGGCTGCCTTCCCTGGCTACCGGCTCACGGTGGACCTGCCGCGCCAGGTCATCGTCAAGCCCGACGGCACCGAATTGCCTTTCGACGTGCAGCCCTTCCGCAAGGAATGCCTGCTGAACGGCTGGGACGACATTGGCCTTACCCTGCGCCAGAAGGACAAGATCCAGGCGTTCGAGGCCAACCGCCTGGCTACAAAGCCTTGGCTGGCGCATACCCTCAGCGCTTGA
- a CDS encoding entericidin A/B family lipoprotein yields MMKKIAMLVGALTVALTSLTACNTVAGMGKDVEKAGEGVQNAAEKAKR; encoded by the coding sequence ATGATGAAGAAAATCGCCATGCTGGTTGGCGCGCTGACCGTGGCCCTGACCTCCCTGACCGCCTGCAACACCGTGGCCGGCATGGGCAAAGACGTTGAAAAAGCCGGCGAAGGCGTGCAGAACGCCGCCGAAAAAGCCAAGCGTTAA
- the leuC gene encoding 3-isopropylmalate dehydratase large subunit — protein MSIAQAMTARTLYDKLWDEHVVHTEPDGTAILYIDRHLVHEVTSPQAYEGLREAGRKVWRVSSVVATADHNTPTTGWERGYDGIEDPISKEQVTTLDANISEHGAAAFFPFLHARQGIVHVIGPENGATLPGMTVVCGDSHTSTHGAFGALAHGIGTSEVEHVLATQTLLAKKARNMLVKVNGKAAPGVTAKDIVLAIIGKIGTAGGTGYTIEFAGDAIRALSMEGRMTVCNMAIEAGARAGLVAVDDKTIEYVKGRLLAPGTDSATGKFTGGPEWDQAVAHWKTLHSDPGAKFDTVVELDAAQIVPQVTWGTSPEMVLGIDGRVPDPDKEKDDTRRGAIERALTYMGLEPNKALADIHVDKVFIGSCTNSRIEDMREAAAVVKKLGRKVAGNVKQALVVPGSGLVKRQAEAEGLDKVFTAAGFEWREPGCSMCLAMNADRLEPGERCASTSNRNFEGRQGNGGRTHLVSPAMAAAAAVHGHFVDVRAFM, from the coding sequence ATGTCCATTGCCCAAGCCATGACCGCACGCACGCTTTACGACAAGCTCTGGGACGAACACGTCGTCCACACCGAGCCTGACGGCACCGCCATCCTCTACATCGACCGCCATCTGGTGCACGAAGTCACCAGCCCGCAGGCCTACGAAGGCCTGCGCGAAGCCGGCCGCAAGGTCTGGCGCGTCAGCAGCGTGGTTGCCACGGCCGACCACAACACGCCCACCACCGGCTGGGAGCGCGGCTACGACGGCATTGAAGACCCGATCAGCAAGGAGCAGGTCACCACGCTGGACGCCAACATCAGTGAACACGGCGCGGCCGCGTTCTTCCCCTTCCTGCACGCGCGCCAAGGCATCGTGCATGTGATCGGCCCTGAAAACGGTGCCACGCTGCCCGGCATGACGGTGGTCTGCGGCGACAGCCACACCAGCACGCACGGCGCGTTTGGCGCGCTGGCGCACGGCATCGGCACCAGCGAGGTCGAGCACGTGCTGGCCACGCAGACGCTGCTGGCCAAGAAGGCCAGGAACATGCTGGTCAAGGTCAACGGCAAGGCCGCGCCCGGCGTCACGGCCAAGGACATCGTGCTGGCCATCATCGGCAAGATCGGCACCGCCGGCGGCACCGGCTACACCATCGAGTTTGCCGGCGACGCCATCCGCGCGCTCAGCATGGAAGGCCGCATGACGGTGTGCAACATGGCCATCGAGGCCGGCGCGCGCGCAGGTCTGGTGGCCGTGGACGACAAGACGATCGAATACGTCAAGGGCCGCCTGCTGGCGCCGGGTACCGACTCTGCCACAGGCAAGTTCACCGGCGGCCCCGAGTGGGACCAGGCTGTCGCCCACTGGAAGACGCTGCATTCCGACCCCGGCGCAAAATTCGACACCGTAGTCGAACTCGACGCCGCTCAGATCGTGCCGCAAGTCACCTGGGGCACCAGTCCCGAGATGGTGCTGGGCATCGACGGCCGCGTGCCCGACCCCGACAAGGAAAAGGACGACACGCGCCGCGGCGCCATCGAACGCGCCCTGACCTACATGGGCCTTGAGCCCAACAAGGCGCTGGCCGACATTCACGTCGACAAGGTGTTCATCGGCAGTTGCACCAACAGCCGCATCGAAGACATGCGCGAAGCTGCGGCCGTCGTCAAAAAGCTGGGCCGCAAGGTGGCAGGCAACGTCAAGCAGGCGCTGGTGGTGCCAGGCTCCGGCCTGGTCAAACGCCAGGCTGAGGCCGAGGGGCTGGACAAGGTGTTCACCGCCGCTGGCTTTGAGTGGCGCGAACCTGGCTGCAGCATGTGCCTGGCCATGAATGCCGACCGGCTGGAGCCGGGCGAGCGCTGCGCCTCCACCAGCAACCGCAATTTCGAAGGCCGCCAGGGCAATGGCGGCCGCACCCACCTGGTCAGCCCGGCGATGGCCGCGGCGGCTGCGGTGCACGGGCATTTCGTCGATGTCCGTGCTTTCATGTAA
- a CDS encoding LysR family transcriptional regulator produces MKLTERSFARRIDLTSLQLFVAVCEAGSIGKAAEREFIAPSAVSKRLSDLEAALDTALLYRHARGVDLTPAGQSLLHHARSLLFGLEKMQGELSEYADGVRGHVRVHASISAIVQFLPEDLGTFVRRHPEVKVDLEEHLSSEVMRAVQEGAADLGICNVSAVTLSGAALQRRPYRTDRLVLVVPATHALAGLPAVAFADTLDFDHVGLHANSSIALASQQAAAAVARPIRLRIRVTGLDAMCRMIDNGLGVGVMPERAFTLMSGAGALRAVPLTDAWATRAIELVARDFDTLPVTARALVDHLHAHAAPAPSAESSAAA; encoded by the coding sequence GTGAAACTCACCGAACGCAGCTTCGCCCGCCGCATCGACCTCACTTCGTTGCAGTTGTTCGTGGCCGTGTGCGAGGCCGGCAGCATCGGCAAGGCGGCCGAGCGAGAATTCATTGCACCGTCTGCCGTCAGCAAGCGCCTGTCCGACCTGGAGGCGGCGCTGGACACCGCCCTGCTCTACCGCCATGCGCGCGGCGTCGACCTGACGCCGGCGGGCCAGAGCCTGCTGCACCACGCACGCAGCCTGCTGTTCGGGCTGGAAAAGATGCAGGGCGAACTGAGCGAATACGCCGACGGCGTGCGCGGCCACGTGCGCGTGCACGCCAGCATCTCGGCCATCGTGCAGTTTCTGCCGGAAGACCTGGGCACCTTCGTGCGCCGCCACCCCGAAGTCAAGGTCGATCTGGAAGAACACCTTTCTTCCGAAGTGATGCGGGCCGTGCAGGAAGGTGCGGCCGACCTGGGCATCTGCAACGTCAGCGCGGTCACCCTCAGCGGCGCCGCCCTGCAGCGGCGGCCTTACCGCACCGACCGGCTGGTGCTGGTGGTGCCGGCGACCCATGCGCTGGCAGGCCTGCCAGCTGTGGCCTTTGCCGACACCCTGGACTTTGACCACGTGGGCCTGCACGCCAACAGCTCCATCGCGCTGGCCAGCCAGCAGGCGGCGGCGGCCGTCGCGCGGCCGATCCGCCTGCGCATTCGCGTCACGGGGCTCGACGCCATGTGCCGCATGATTGACAACGGCCTGGGCGTAGGCGTCATGCCGGAACGCGCCTTCACGCTGATGAGTGGCGCCGGCGCCCTGCGCGCCGTCCCGCTCACCGACGCGTGGGCCACGCGCGCCATCGAACTGGTGGCGCGCGACTTCGACACCCTGCCCGTCACCGCCCGCGCACTGGTCGATCACCTACACGCGCATGCGGCACCCGCGCCATCGGCTGAATCCTCCGCCGCCGCATAG